The sequence TTGGCGCCCTGCTCGTAGCCCGCCTGGAACTTGTGGATCAGGGGGTTGTCCACGCCGCCGATGAAGCCGATGTGGTTCTTCTTGGTGGCCTTGGCGGCGGCGACGCCGGCGAGGTAGGAGGACTCCTCCTCGTGGAAGACCAGGTCGGCGACGTTCTTCGCCTGGATCGTGTTGTCGTCGACGATGCCGAAGCTGACCTTCGGGTACTTGGCGGCGACCTCCTTGACGGCGGGCGCGTAGGCGAAGCCGACGCCGATGACCGGGTTGTAGCCGGCCTTGGCGAGCGTCTCCAGACGCTGCGCCTTGTCCGCGTCCGTCTCGCCCTCCTGCGGCTCGACGTCCCGGCCGCTGACGCCGAAGTCCTTCTCGGCCTTCTGGAAACCGGCGAAGGCGGCGTCGTTGAAGGACTGGTCGCCCTTGCCGCCGACGTCGTAGGCGAGACCGACGCCCTTGGACTTGCCGCCCCCGGTGGAGGAGGAGGACGAGCTTCCACAGGCGGAAACAGTGACGGCGAGGGCTGCGGTCGCAACGCCCGCGACCGCGATACGGGATACCCGGCGCATGGTACGAGACTCCTTTGTGCAAGCGCCCATACCAGGCGCTGGTTCCGCCGCAGAGTAACGCGCGTAGACAGAGCAGGAAAACCCCGTCTTACCAGAGTGTTATGGGACCGTTTTGTATCCCTGGAGGGGTCGCTCCGACCCCCCGGCCGGTCACCGTCCGTGAACTCCCCGGACCATGCGCCGGGGCAGCCGCCTACCAGTGCCGGGCACCCGGCCAAATCCTCCTCGGGACTGATCTTCATCCGTCGGTCACATGACAAAGTCCCTGTTGATCAAAACAGACGTTCCCGCAGGTCGGACCAACCTGACGGGTTCCGTGATCCAGGGGAGGATCATGAAGTTCTCCAAGCTCGCCGCCGCGGCCGCCGGTGCCGGCGTCGCCCTGTCGGCCACCGTCGTCGGCCTCGCGTCGCCCGCCATGGCCTCGCAGACCTGCTCGACGTGGAAGTCCAAGGACGGCACGACCGGTTACGCAAAGTGCACGGGCGGCGACACCCGCTTCAGCGTCCACCGGGTGCACGTCGTGTGTGTCGACCCGCGCGGCATCAAGTGGAACTCGGAAGGCAACTGGGCCAACACCCGTAAGGGCGAGACGTCGAAGGCCGTGTGCGCCGTCGACCACGGCTACTCCGGCACCGGGGTGCTCTCGATGTCGGTCGAGACGGACGAGCCGGTCTGACGAGAAGGCCGGCCGCCGGCCCCGTCACGGGCCCGCAGCACCTGACCCGCCAAGGGGGACGCTCCCGCCGCCGGCCTCGCCGGTGGCGGGAGCGTCCCCCTTGGCGCGTGCGGGGACCGTCACCTCACTTGGTGGCCACGGTGACCTTGCCGTTCACGATGTCCTGCTCGGCCTTGCCGACGGCGGCGGCGACGTCCTTCATGGCCTGGTACTTCGGGTTGCTGTCGGCGAAGCCCACCCCGCCGGACTTCAGGTCGCCGCGCACCTCGCCGGTGAGCGGCTTGCCGTCGTAGACGGACTTGACCAGGTCGTAGACCGCGCCGCCGACGTTCTTCAGGGCGGAGCCGAGGATGTAGTCCTTGTACCCGGCGAGCGCGCCCTGCTTGTACTGGTCGCTGTCCACGCCGATGACCCACACCTTGCGCTGGGCGGCGGCCTTGATCACGCCCTGGCCGGAGAGGCCTGCCGCGTGGTAGATGACGTCGGCACCGGCGTCGATCTGGCCGTTGGCCGCGTTCTGGCCCTTGTCCGGGCTGGAGAAACCGCCCTCCGCCGGCGTCTGGGTCAGGTACTGCGACTCGATCTTGATCTTCGGGTTGACGGACCTGGCACCCTGGTCGAACCCGGCCTCGAACTTGTGGATCAACGGGATGTCCACGCCGCCGATGAAGCCGATGTGGTTCTTCTTGGTGGCCTTGGCCGCGGCCACGCCCGCCAGGTACGAGGACTGCTCCTCGTGGAAGACCATGTCGGCGACGTTCTTCGCCTGAATGGTGTCGTCGTCGATGATGCCGAAGCTGACCTTCGGGTACTTGGCGGCGACCTCTTTCACGGCCGGTGCGTAGGCGAAGCCGACGCCGATGACCGGGTTGTAGCCGGCCTTGGCGAGCGTCTCCAGGCGCTGCACCTTGTCGGCGTCCGACTCGCCGGCCTGCGGCTCGATGTCCCGGCCGCCGATCTTGAACTCGGCCTCGGCCTTCTTGAAACCCGAGTAGGCGGCGTCGTTGAAGGACTGGTCGCCCTTGCCGCCGATGTCGTAGGCGAGGCCGATGCCCTGGCCGGCGTACTTGCCGTCCTTGCCGGACGTGCTGTTGGAGGCGGTGCTGGACTTGCCGCAGCCGCCCGCTGCGAGGGCGACGACCGCGACGGTCACCGCAGCTTGGGAGAACCTCGTTCTCCGGGAGGCCTTCCGAGAGAGCAGACGCACAGCGAGCACCCCTTCATCCCTACAGCGCCGTCACGGGTCGCTGTCCCCAATGGGCCGCCACTGGTGGCGATTTCGGCGCACATTAACGCGCGTAGAAGGGGCGAGGAACGGGGTTCTCCCGGCCGTTATCGATTCGTGTGTTGCGCCGGCCGGGGGAACGGCCCCCGCGGGGGCCGTTTGCCGGCTCTGCTACGGCGAACTCACTCCGGCACGGCGTTGGGCTCCAGGAAGGCCGCCGCCGTGAACATCTCCACGCCGACCGTGATCGCGTGCTCGTCGGCGTCGAAGTCGCCCTGGTGCAGATCACGGACCGTGCGCTCACCGGGTCTGCGGACCCCGAGCCGGGCCATGGCCCCCGGCACGTGCTCCAGGTACCAGGAGAAGTCCTCGCCGCCGAGGCTCTGCTCGGTGGACTCGACGGAGTCCCGGCCGCGCCGGGCCGACATCGCGCGGCGCAGCAGTTCGGTGGACTCCCGGTCGTTGACGACGGGCGGCACCCCGCGGACGTAGGTGATCTCCGACTTGGCGTGGTGCAGGGTGGCGACCTCGTCGATGGCCGCGTGCACGATGTCGGGGGCCTGCCGCCAGGCATCGAGGTCCAGGCAGCGCACGGTGCCGGACAGCTCGGCGTGCTGCGGGATGACGTTCGGCGCGTGCCCCGACTCGATCCGGCCCCAGGTCAGCGCCAGCCCGACCCGGGTGTCGACGCGGCGGGCGATCACCGCGGGCACGTCGACGGCGACACGGGCGGCGGCGGTGACGAGGTCGGTGGTCAGGTGGGGCCGGGCGGTGTGCCCGCCGGGGCCGTCGAGCGCGACCTCCAGCCGGTCGCAGGCGCTGGTGATCGGCCCGTGCCGCAGCCCGACCCGCCCGGCGTCGACCCGGGGGTCGCAGTGCACGGCGAGGATCCGGCCGACCCCGGTCAGCACCCCGTCCTCGATCGCGTCCATGGCGCCGCCGGGCAGCACCTCCTCGGCGGGCTGGAAGATCAGCCGCACGGGCCGGGGCAGCAGGCCCTTGCTGTGCAGATCGGCGAGCACGAGCCCGGTCCCGAGGACGACCGTCGTATGCACGTCGTGCCCACAGGCATGCGCCCGGTCGGGCACGGTGGACCGGTACGGACAGTCGGTCTTGGTGTCCGGGATGGGCAGGGCGTCGATGTCCGCACGCAGCGCGAGCAGCGGTACGACCGGCCGCTTGCCCTCGGTGAGCCCGATGTCGCACACGAGTCCGGTTCCCTTGGCGAGCACCCGGGGCGCGAGCCCCGCCCGCTCCAGCCGCTCCTTGATCGCGGCGGTCGTACGGAACTCCTGATTGCCCAGCTCAGGGTGCATGTGCAAATCGCGACGGAAGGCGACGAGTTCGGCGTGCAGGGCTTCGCTCAGCGCGCCGGGGAGCACATCCCCCGCGAGGCCGGCCTCGGACTCTAGGGACATCAATTGCTTCACCCTCTGAAGGGTAGGACGCCCGGATGGTCAACTACCCCTCGATCAACAAAACTTCAGCCCGTTAGGGGAAGAAAATCTGACCGGCGGACGCATGGCGGCGGACACGGATGGGTAAAACCACTGTTTCTCCTTCCACGGATACCACGCCTCACCACAGTCCTGCTCGACTTGTCCAGGAACCGGACCTCGCAGCGGGCCCCTGCCGGCGGGGCCGGACGCGTGACCGACGCGGCGCGGACGTTCCTGGCGCGGCCCCGCGGCACCCCCCGTATCGAACAGGTGGTCGACGTGTGCGCGGGTCCGCCTAGGCGAGCCCCACCGCCGCCAGGCGGTGCACGTCCCTGGCCGTACCCGTGACTCCCGACAGGAAGCCCTGCGCCCGGGGGGACGCGGTCTGCGTCAGCCAGCTCGGGTCGATGTCGCACACCGCCACCCGCACCCCCGTGCCCACCAGCGCGAGCGGCAGGGTGTGGACGACCGTGGACGGGAAGCTGAGGATCGTACGGCCGATCGGGCCGCGGCGGGCGATGAGTTCGAGGGGCAGGTCCGGGCGGACTATCTCCAGCCCGGTCTCCGCCGCCAGGCGGTGGAGCTTTTCCGCGCTCTCCCTGCGGTGGGCGAAGTAGCGTGTCGCGCCGTGGGCCTTCGCGAGGCTGCGGACCGCCTCCAGGTAGTGGTCGCCGTCCACGACCCCCGTCTCCACCAGGGACGTGCCGACCATGTCCGCGCCCTTGGTGATGCGCGGCGGGCCGAAGCGGGAGCGGGTCCACACGAAGTCGTTCGCGGTGACCGTCACGCCCTGCGGGGTCTCCGTCACCGGCATCGAGGAGAAGACCTCCACGCGGCGGCGGTCGCTCGGCGTCAGCCTGCGGCGGGCCGAGGAGGAGACCGGGGCGAACAGCAGGTCCCTGGGCCCGGGGCGGCCGCCCTTGCGGTGCCAGCGCACCAGGCGCTCACCGCGCGCGAGTTGGGCGACGAACTCCATCGTCGCGGTGCCGTCGTCCACGACGACGAGGTCCTGGGCGCGGGTGATCGTCAGCAGCAGTTGTACGTAACGCGAGAACGGGTCGCCCATGACGATCCGTTCGGCCCGGCGGAGCGGGCCCGCCAGGCCGCCGATCGTCGAGAAGGGCGCGGTCGTGCCGCCCCGCGCCTCCTGCCAGCGCACCCGGTGCCCCTCGTCCCGGGCCAGGTCCGCCATGCGGCGCAGCTGGCCCCGGGTCATGGGATCGGTCGGGGCGAGGACGACGACGGTGAGTTCCGCGCCGGCCGGCGGGCAGGCACCGGCCACCGTCCGCCGCACCTGCGTGGGCACGGACGGCAGCGGCTCCGGGTCCGGACCGCGCAGCCCGTGCAGGTGCGCCCACTCCAGTACGTTCAGCAGCTGGACCGGGCTCTCCACGAAGGCGAGCGTGCGGGGAGGGGGGCCGGGCTGACCGGCACGGGGGCTCATCGGCGTACGACCGTCCCGTCGTAAGGGGCTCAAGAGACCGGAGGTCAGACCGTGACGGGCTCGCCGGCCGCCGCCGCGATCTCCGCCTCGGCCACCACACCGGCGACGCGGCGCAGCTTCTTCATCGGGCCCAGCTCGGAGTCGTAGACCTTCTTGACGCCGTCGCCGAGGGAGGCCTCGATGGTGCGGATGTCACGGACCAGGCGCGTGAGGCCCTGCGGCTCCACCGACGCGGCCTGGTCCGAGCCCCACATCGCGCGGTCGAGGGTGATGTGACGCTCGACGAAGGCGGCTCCGAGGGCGACGGCGGCCAGCGTGGTCTGCAGGCCGGTCTCGTGGCCGGAGTAGCCGATCGGGACGTTCGGGTACTCCTTCTCCAGCGTGTTGATCACGCGGAGGTTCAGCTCCTCGGCCTTCGCGGGGTACGTCGACGTGGCGTGGCACATCAGGATGTTGTCCGAGCCGAGGACCTCGACCGCGTGGCGGATCTGCTTCGGGGTCGACATGCCCGTGGAGAGGATGACCGAGCGGCCCGTGGCGCGCAGGGCGCGCAGCAGCTCGTCGTCGGTCAGGGAGGCGCTCGCCACCTTGTGGGCGGGAACGTCGAACTTCTCCAGGAAGGCGACGGCCTCGGTGTCCCACGGGGAGGCGAACCAGGCGATCCCCTTCTCCTTGCAGTACTCGTCGATCTGCCGGTACTCGTCCTCGCCGAACTCCACCCGGTGGCGGTAGTCGATGTAGGTCATCCGGCCCCAGGGGGTGTCGCGCTCGATGTCCCACTGGTCGCGCGGGGTGCAGATCTCCGGGGTGCGCTTCTGGAACTTGACCGCGTCGCAGCCGGCCTCGGCGGCCACGTCGATCAGCTTGAAGGCGTTCTCCAGCTCACCGTTGTGGTTGATGCCGATCTCGCCGCAGATGTAGACGGGCCTGCCGGGGCCGACCTCGCGCGAACCGAACGTACGCAGACGGGAGTTGGTGCTCATCAGGAGATGTCCTTACTTGGGGAGGGAATCGAGAGAGGGGCCGAGGATCCAGCTGGCGATCTCTCGGATCGCGCCGTCACCGCCGGGGACAGTGGTGACCGCGCGTGCGGCGCCGCGTACGACGTCGTGGGCGCTCGCGACCGCCACGGGCCAGCCCACGAGGGCGAAGCACGGCAGGTCGTTGACGTCGTTGCCGACGTAGAGCACGCGCTCCGGCGCGATGCCCTGCTCCTCGCACCACTGCTTCAGCGCGAGGTCCTTGCGGTCGACGCCGTGCAGCACCGGGAGCTTGAGCTTCCGGGCGCGGGCGGCGACCACCGGGTTCTGTTCCGTGGACAGGATCAGCATCTTCAGGCCGCTCCTGCGCAGGGCCGCGATGCCGAGTCCGTCGCCGCGGTGCACGGAGACGAACTCCCGTCCTTCGGAGTCGATCAGCACCCGGTCGTCGGTCTGGGTGCCGTCGAAGTCCAGTACGACCGCGTCGATGTCCTCGGCGGTCGGCAGCGAACCGGGGCGGTCCGCGTCGAAGAGGGGGGCCAGGGCGCGGGCCCGCGCCAGGTCGTGCGGGTCGTCGATCTCGAGCACGCGCGCGGGGTCGGTGCGCACGAGTTCGGTGCGGCCGAAGAAGCGGTGCCGGTGCCCCCGGAAGCCCGCCGCGTCCATCGCGTAGGCGGCGCCGGTCTCCAGGAAGTCCTGGGGGCGGTCCTGGCGGCGGGGGCGGAAGGACTTGTCGTGGTTGACACCGAGGCCTCCGGCGGTCGGCGCGGGAACGGCGTGGCTGCCGCCCGCCGCCGCGGCCGGCGAGGCCGTGCCGGGCCCGGCCGCCGGGCCCGTGGACCCCTCCGCCGCCACCCGGCCTCCGGCCGCCGCGCCGGGGGCCGACGGCTCGCCGTGCGCGGCGAGTCCGTCGATCGCCTCGCGCCAGACGAACCCGTGGAACGGCGCGACCGTCAGCGCGGTGTCGGCGCCGCCTTCGATCACCGCCGACGCGACGCCGTCGATGTCCTGGCGGACGATGAACGGGCTGGTGCACTGGACGAGCAGGACCACGTCGACCGGCGCGCCGTGCAGCGCCTCGTGGGCCTCCATGGCGTGCAGGACGGCGGCCTCGGAGGTCGCCGTGTCCCCGGCGATGGCGGCGGGCCGCAGCACGACCTCGGCGCCGGCCTCGCGGGCGGCGGCGGCGATGGCCTGGTCGTCGGTGGACACGACGACGTCGGTCACCAGCCGGGTCGCCCGGCACTCGCGTACCGCGCGGGCCACCAGCGGGACCCCGCCGACGGGGGCGAGGTTCTTGGCGGGCACGCCCTTGGAGCCGCCGCGCGCGGGGATCACCGCGAGCACCCGGCGCACCGTCGCGCCCGGTCCCGCCTCGGGGTTGGACATGGAGTCTCCTTGGAAGGTCACAGCTCCCCCATCCGCCGGATCACCGGGGCGACCCGCTGCACACCGTGGCGGTAGGCGCCGCGGGCGGCGCGGCGCACGATCTGGCGGACCGGTCCGGGTTCCTTGTCGGCGGCGGGCGCGCCGGGCAGCGGGGTGCCGTCGGGGCCGAGATGGTGGCGGGCGAGGATGCCGGGCAGGTATCCGGGCGCCGTCTGAGGGGTGTAGTAGGGGGCGAGGGGCGGCAGCCCGCCCGGGCGCTGCAGCAGCGCGGCGATGCGCTCGCGCGCGGTGTCGAAGGCGGTGCCGTAGGAGCCGTCGGCGGCCACGCCCTGGCGGGCCACCCACTCCTCGTCCGGCGCCGGCCGGTGCCCGGCGTCGAGCTGGTCCCAGGAGGCCAGGCACCCGGAGCCGGTGAAGTGGTGGTTGCCGAGCACCTCGCGCACGCCGAGGTCGGTGAGGACGACCGTGGGGATGCGGCGGTGCAGGGCCTCCAGGGCGGCCGTGGAGCTGACCGTGACCAGCAGGTCGGTGCGGTCCAGCACCTCGCCCATGTGGCCGTACACGAGACGGAAGTTGGCGGGCACGTCCGCGTTCTGGACCAGCTTCTGGTACGGCAGCTCCTCGATGTGGGTGGTGTGTTCGCCCGGCTTGGAGCGCAGCTTCAGCAGCACCTCCCGCTCGGGGTGCCTGCGGGCGTGCTCGATGAGCCGGTTCAGCAGGTACGTACGGTCCTTGCGGCTGTCCGGGACGGACGGCTGGGCCGCGAACACCACGGTGTAGGGCTCCTGTTCACCGGTGTACGGCGCCCCGCCGAGGAAGGGCAGGGCGACCTCGGTGACCGCGGAGGCGTCCGCGCCCACGCCCTCGTACACGGCCCGGAACCGGTCCGCGTCATGGCGGGAGTTGGCGAGGACGAGGTCCGCGCCGTGCCGCAGCAGCAGCCCGTCGGCGAGCTTCTCGTAGACGACACCGACGTACCCGGTGACGACGACGGGCCGCTCGCCCGGACCCCAGGCGGCCCGCAGCCCGTGCAGCATCGCCTGCACGCCGCCGCCGACCAGCGCGAGGACGAGGATGTCGTAGGACTCATCGGTCATCGCGCGCAGGAACTCGGCGCCGGTGACCTCGCGGAGGGAGTCCGCGCGGACGCCGACCTCCTTCAGCTGACGGGCTGTCGGAGTGGCGCGCCCCCGCAGGAGGTAGCCGTCGAGCCGGACCTCGGCATCCGCCGGGGTGAGGCGCTGCGCGGTGAGCGCGCCCCACTTCCACCGGGTGTCGGAATCGGCGAGGACGGCGACCCGCAGGGACTTCGTAGCACTTGCTGGCACGCCGAAGACGCTAGGAAGCCATTCCGAGGTTCCGCCCAACCCGAATGCAACAAACGGTTAACAGCATGTCGCCGAATGGCGAATCGGGCCGTGGAAGCATGGGAAAAAAGCCCGGTTCACAGCTTCGCCACGTGTCGTTCACTCAGCATCAAGCAAAGCGTCAAGACGAATGACGGGCTTCCCCCTAACGTCCCTGACGTGGTCAAGCTCTCCGTCATCGTGCCGTTCTACAACGTGCAGCAATATGCGCCCGACACGCTCAGAAGCCTGAAGGCGAACGCGCGTGAGGACTTCGAATTCATTCTCGTCGACGACTGTTCCCGCGACGGGACACCAGAGATTCTCGCGCGCGCGGAGCGCGAGCTGCCCGGAGCGGTGTACGTCCGGCACGAGCAGAACGGGGGGCTGGCGACCGCGCGCAACACCGGGATCGACCGGGCGCGCGGCGAGTACCTGACCTTCCTGGACGGCGACGACTGGCTCGCTCCCGGCTACTTCCCGCAGCTCGTGGCGGCCATGGAGGAGTTGGGCTGCGACTTCGTCCGCACCGACCACGTGCAGTGCACCGGCCGGTCGCGCCAGGTGTTCCGGGTGCCGGTCGGCCGGCGGGGCGTGGTGCTGGACCCGCGCGAGGCGATCCTGCCCGCCGACCGCTCGACGTCCGTGGACTACGCGTACGCGTGGGCGGGCGTCTACCACCGCCGGCTGCTGGACAAGGGCCTGCTGCACTTCACCGACGGGCTGCGCACGGCCGAGGACCGGCCGTGGATCTGGAAGCTGCACCGGGAGGCGGAATCCTTCGCCGCGGTGAGTCTGCTCGGCGTGTTCTACCGGCGCGGGGTCGCCTCGTCGCTCACCCAGATCGGCGACGTCCGGCAGTTGGATTTCATTCGCGCGTTCGACCAGGTCATCGCGGAAACCGCCCAGGATCCGCGGGCGGACGAACTCCTGCCGAAGGCCGTCCGTACCTATTGCGCCATCATTTCCCATCATCTGGGATCCATTGAAAGGTTCGAGCCGGCGGTGGCGAGAAAACTGAAATCCATGAGTGCGGCGGCCCTGCGGCGCATGCCGCAGGACGTGCTGGACGAGGCGCTGGACTCCATGGACATCCAGCGCGCCTCCAAGCTGCGCCGGCTGCGCCGCCGTCCGGCCCCCTCGGGAGCCGCCGCGTGACCACCCAGATCTTCCAGGCGTCGACGCTGTACGGCACGGCCACGCTCGCCGCCGCCCTGGACTCCGGCTGCTTCCGTCCGGCCGACCGGCGGATCCTGCTGGTCTGCAACAACTCCGCCACCCCGGAGACGACGCCCGGCCTGGACGAGGCGCCCGGCTTCGAGAAGCTGCGCGACCGGTTCGACGAGGTGATCTCGTACAACGAGACCATCCACCCGTTCCACCCGGGCGGCTGGGCACCGCGCGTGGACGACATGCCGCTGTGGGAGCGTTTCCTGCG comes from Streptomyces sp. FXJ1.172 and encodes:
- a CDS encoding DUF6716 putative glycosyltransferase, with the translated sequence MPASATKSLRVAVLADSDTRWKWGALTAQRLTPADAEVRLDGYLLRGRATPTARQLKEVGVRADSLREVTGAEFLRAMTDESYDILVLALVGGGVQAMLHGLRAAWGPGERPVVVTGYVGVVYEKLADGLLLRHGADLVLANSRHDADRFRAVYEGVGADASAVTEVALPFLGGAPYTGEQEPYTVVFAAQPSVPDSRKDRTYLLNRLIEHARRHPEREVLLKLRSKPGEHTTHIEELPYQKLVQNADVPANFRLVYGHMGEVLDRTDLLVTVSSTAALEALHRRIPTVVLTDLGVREVLGNHHFTGSGCLASWDQLDAGHRPAPDEEWVARQGVAADGSYGTAFDTARERIAALLQRPGGLPPLAPYYTPQTAPGYLPGILARHHLGPDGTPLPGAPAADKEPGPVRQIVRRAARGAYRHGVQRVAPVIRRMGEL
- a CDS encoding BMP family lipoprotein, yielding MTVAVVALAAGGCGKSSTASNSTSGKDGKYAGQGIGLAYDIGGKGDQSFNDAAYSGFKKAEAEFKIGGRDIEPQAGESDADKVQRLETLAKAGYNPVIGVGFAYAPAVKEVAAKYPKVSFGIIDDDTIQAKNVADMVFHEEQSSYLAGVAAAKATKKNHIGFIGGVDIPLIHKFEAGFDQGARSVNPKIKIESQYLTQTPAEGGFSSPDKGQNAANGQIDAGADVIYHAAGLSGQGVIKAAAQRKVWVIGVDSDQYKQGALAGYKDYILGSALKNVGGAVYDLVKSVYDGKPLTGEVRGDLKSGGVGFADSNPKYQAMKDVAAAVGKAEQDIVNGKVTVATK
- a CDS encoding N-acetylneuraminate synthase family protein; translation: MSTNSRLRTFGSREVGPGRPVYICGEIGINHNGELENAFKLIDVAAEAGCDAVKFQKRTPEICTPRDQWDIERDTPWGRMTYIDYRHRVEFGEDEYRQIDEYCKEKGIAWFASPWDTEAVAFLEKFDVPAHKVASASLTDDELLRALRATGRSVILSTGMSTPKQIRHAVEVLGSDNILMCHATSTYPAKAEELNLRVINTLEKEYPNVPIGYSGHETGLQTTLAAVALGAAFVERHITLDRAMWGSDQAASVEPQGLTRLVRDIRTIEASLGDGVKKVYDSELGPMKKLRRVAGVVAEAEIAAAAGEPVTV
- a CDS encoding amidohydrolase produces the protein MSLESEAGLAGDVLPGALSEALHAELVAFRRDLHMHPELGNQEFRTTAAIKERLERAGLAPRVLAKGTGLVCDIGLTEGKRPVVPLLALRADIDALPIPDTKTDCPYRSTVPDRAHACGHDVHTTVVLGTGLVLADLHSKGLLPRPVRLIFQPAEEVLPGGAMDAIEDGVLTGVGRILAVHCDPRVDAGRVGLRHGPITSACDRLEVALDGPGGHTARPHLTTDLVTAAARVAVDVPAVIARRVDTRVGLALTWGRIESGHAPNVIPQHAELSGTVRCLDLDAWRQAPDIVHAAIDEVATLHHAKSEITYVRGVPPVVNDRESTELLRRAMSARRGRDSVESTEQSLGGEDFSWYLEHVPGAMARLGVRRPGERTVRDLHQGDFDADEHAITVGVEMFTAAAFLEPNAVPE
- a CDS encoding glycosyltransferase family 2 protein; translation: MVKLSVIVPFYNVQQYAPDTLRSLKANAREDFEFILVDDCSRDGTPEILARAERELPGAVYVRHEQNGGLATARNTGIDRARGEYLTFLDGDDWLAPGYFPQLVAAMEELGCDFVRTDHVQCTGRSRQVFRVPVGRRGVVLDPREAILPADRSTSVDYAYAWAGVYHRRLLDKGLLHFTDGLRTAEDRPWIWKLHREAESFAAVSLLGVFYRRGVASSLTQIGDVRQLDFIRAFDQVIAETAQDPRADELLPKAVRTYCAIISHHLGSIERFEPAVARKLKSMSAAALRRMPQDVLDEALDSMDIQRASKLRRLRRRPAPSGAAA
- a CDS encoding BMP family lipoprotein, with translation MRRVSRIAVAGVATAALAVTVSACGSSSSSSTGGGKSKGVGLAYDVGGKGDQSFNDAAFAGFQKAEKDFGVSGRDVEPQEGETDADKAQRLETLAKAGYNPVIGVGFAYAPAVKEVAAKYPKVSFGIVDDNTIQAKNVADLVFHEEESSYLAGVAAAKATKKNHIGFIGGVDNPLIHKFQAGYEQGAKSVNPNIKVESQYLTQTAQEGGFASPDKGQAAAEGQIGAGADVVYAAAGLSGQGVIKAAAAHKVWAIGVDSDQYAQTALAQYKNYILTSALKNVQGAVYDLAKSVIKDKKPLSGEIRGSLANGGVGLAESNPVFKNNADMQAAIAKAKKGIIDGTIKVKTS
- a CDS encoding N-acylneuraminate cytidylyltransferase: MSNPEAGPGATVRRVLAVIPARGGSKGVPAKNLAPVGGVPLVARAVRECRATRLVTDVVVSTDDQAIAAAAREAGAEVVLRPAAIAGDTATSEAAVLHAMEAHEALHGAPVDVVLLVQCTSPFIVRQDIDGVASAVIEGGADTALTVAPFHGFVWREAIDGLAAHGEPSAPGAAAGGRVAAEGSTGPAAGPGTASPAAAAGGSHAVPAPTAGGLGVNHDKSFRPRRQDRPQDFLETGAAYAMDAAGFRGHRHRFFGRTELVRTDPARVLEIDDPHDLARARALAPLFDADRPGSLPTAEDIDAVVLDFDGTQTDDRVLIDSEGREFVSVHRGDGLGIAALRRSGLKMLILSTEQNPVVAARARKLKLPVLHGVDRKDLALKQWCEEQGIAPERVLYVGNDVNDLPCFALVGWPVAVASAHDVVRGAARAVTTVPGGDGAIREIASWILGPSLDSLPK